A single region of the Planctomycetia bacterium genome encodes:
- a CDS encoding EVE domain-containing protein has product MSAARYWLLKSEPDCFSIQHLAAAKNQTTYWSGVRNYQARNFMRDDMRPGDQVLFYHSSADPPAVAGTATIVKPGYPDHTAQDSADDHYDPKHTALNPIWYMVDIKLDEIFPRVLPLEELRGVAALAQMELLKRGSRLSVQPVSKAEYDAIVQLAHRKGPATDVKKPSVAAAKTTTKPVKKPAGRKG; this is encoded by the coding sequence ATGTCTGCTGCTCGCTATTGGCTTTTGAAGAGCGAACCGGATTGTTTTTCGATTCAGCATCTCGCCGCCGCGAAAAACCAAACGACCTATTGGAGCGGCGTGCGCAACTATCAAGCGCGGAACTTCATGCGCGACGACATGCGCCCCGGCGACCAGGTGCTCTTCTACCACTCCAGCGCCGATCCGCCGGCCGTGGCGGGTACGGCGACGATCGTGAAGCCCGGCTATCCCGACCACACGGCGCAAGACTCGGCCGACGATCATTACGACCCGAAGCACACGGCGCTCAACCCGATCTGGTACATGGTCGACATCAAGCTCGACGAGATCTTTCCGCGCGTGCTGCCGCTCGAAGAGCTGCGCGGCGTGGCGGCGCTTGCGCAAATGGAACTTCTCAAGCGCGGCTCGCGCCTTTCGGTGCAACCGGTAAGTAAAGCGGAGTACGACGCGATCGTGCAACTCGCGCATCGGAAAGGTCCCGCCACGGATGTAAAGAAGCCGTCGGTCGCTGCCGCCAAGACGACGACGAAGCCCGTGAAGAAGCCTGCCGGTCGCAAAGGATGA
- a CDS encoding class I SAM-dependent methyltransferase — protein MFRSLLVIGLSVFAALPAQAQVAEKIPPALDEYKGREIAQTMHYAGADWLTRESRDREEDCLKLMRELKLKPDQVICDMGCGNGFYTLRVAKRIGPKGLVYAVDIQPEMLSLLNERAAAERLKNVKPILGTVVDPLLPADSCDLIICVDVYHEFSHPEQMLRAMRKALKPDGRLVLVEFRMEDPKVPIKMEHKMSKEQILKELPPNGFKLVEQFDGLPWQHVMWFARDDAK, from the coding sequence ATGTTTCGCTCGCTGCTTGTCATCGGACTTTCCGTATTCGCCGCTCTGCCGGCGCAGGCCCAAGTCGCCGAAAAGATTCCGCCGGCCCTCGATGAATATAAGGGGCGCGAGATCGCGCAGACGATGCACTACGCCGGAGCCGACTGGCTGACCCGCGAATCGCGCGACCGCGAAGAAGACTGCTTGAAGCTCATGCGCGAGCTCAAGCTGAAGCCCGACCAAGTTATCTGCGATATGGGCTGCGGCAACGGTTTCTACACACTCCGAGTCGCCAAGCGCATCGGGCCGAAGGGACTCGTCTACGCGGTCGACATCCAGCCCGAGATGCTCAGCTTGCTCAACGAGCGGGCCGCGGCGGAGCGGTTGAAGAACGTCAAGCCGATCTTAGGCACGGTCGTCGATCCGTTGCTGCCGGCCGATTCATGCGATCTGATTATTTGCGTCGACGTCTACCATGAGTTCTCGCATCCCGAGCAGATGCTGCGGGCCATGCGCAAGGCGCTCAAGCCCGACGGGAGACTGGTGCTCGTCGAGTTCCGCATGGAAGATCCGAAAGTGCCGATCAAGATGGAACACAAGATGAGCAAGGAACAGATCCTCAAGGAACTGCCGCCAAACGGCTTCAAGCTCGTCGAGCAGTTCGACGGCTTGCCTTGGCAACACGTCATGTGGTTTGCGCGCGACGATGCAAAATAA
- the bioF gene encoding 8-amino-7-oxononanoate synthase, translating into MSPPDRLAWIDEELRGLAAADLDRHLRTHAGPQGAELRIADCKFINFGSNDYLALAADPRLAAAAATAAEREGWGSGASPLVVGHAASHACLEQLLAEFEETEAALLFTTGYGANVGTITALVGRGDVVFSDALNHASIVDGCRLSKAEVRVYPHGDAAALEAMCADAAKFRRRLIVTDGLFSMDGDFAPLGALAEIADRYDCMLAVDEAHATGVFGAAGRGSCEAFGIEDRVDVRIGTLSKALGSIGGFVVGRRSLIEWLVNRARPYVFSTALPSAAAAASAAAVEIVCKEPERRRELLERAEGLRRALAAAGWDIGPSASQIVPLMTGSAERTLHLAAALREAGFLVPPIRPPSVPAGASRLRLSLSFGHTPAMIDELLAALRRVR; encoded by the coding sequence ATGAGCCCGCCCGATCGCCTCGCTTGGATCGACGAAGAATTGCGCGGGCTCGCGGCTGCGGACCTTGATCGGCATCTCCGCACGCATGCAGGTCCGCAGGGGGCTGAGTTACGCATAGCCGACTGTAAGTTCATCAACTTCGGCTCGAACGACTACCTCGCCCTCGCAGCCGATCCACGTCTCGCCGCCGCTGCCGCTACGGCGGCCGAGCGCGAAGGGTGGGGGAGTGGTGCGAGTCCGCTCGTCGTCGGGCATGCGGCATCGCACGCGTGCTTGGAGCAGCTGCTCGCCGAGTTCGAAGAAACCGAAGCAGCGCTCTTGTTTACGACCGGCTACGGGGCGAACGTCGGTACGATCACCGCTTTGGTCGGTCGAGGCGATGTCGTCTTCAGCGACGCGCTGAACCACGCGAGCATCGTCGATGGTTGTCGATTGTCGAAAGCCGAAGTTCGCGTCTATCCGCACGGAGATGCTGCGGCGCTCGAAGCGATGTGCGCCGACGCCGCGAAGTTTCGGCGCAGGTTGATCGTCACGGACGGCTTGTTCAGCATGGACGGCGATTTCGCCCCGCTCGGAGCACTCGCCGAAATCGCCGACCGGTACGACTGCATGCTCGCCGTCGATGAAGCGCATGCGACCGGTGTTTTCGGGGCGGCAGGTCGAGGCTCTTGCGAGGCGTTCGGCATCGAAGATCGAGTCGACGTGCGAATCGGCACGCTGAGCAAAGCGCTCGGCAGCATCGGCGGCTTCGTCGTCGGTCGGCGTTCGCTCATCGAGTGGCTCGTCAATCGAGCTCGGCCGTATGTATTCTCGACCGCGCTCCCTAGCGCCGCCGCAGCGGCTTCCGCGGCGGCAGTGGAGATCGTGTGCAAGGAGCCCGAGCGGCGCCGCGAATTGCTGGAGCGAGCCGAGGGCTTACGGCGCGCGCTCGCCGCCGCTGGTTGGGATATCGGACCATCGGCAAGTCAGATCGTTCCGCTCATGACCGGCTCCGCGGAACGGACGCTGCATCTCGCCGCGGCGCTTCGCGAGGCGGGCTTTCTCGTCCCGCCGATTCGGCCACCGTCGGTCCCTGCCGGAGCGTCGAGGCTGCGGCTGAGCCTGAGCTTCGGGCACACACCGGCGATGATCGACGAACTACTTGCCGCACTCCGGCGCGTGCGCTAG
- a CDS encoding PDZ domain-containing protein encodes MPRRNLHILFLIFVVSFVCYHRADSAHRSRYGSMFDTFVTALGDIKDRYLYEVDERKLFEGAMDGLVEKLGDPYSGYHGESETKEFREQLGQEFGGIGVEITLDRETKILSVLSPLVGSPAYENGMMAGDKILKIGDKETKGFTTHDAMRLLRGKPGEIVKLTILHQGETEPKEIEIRRAIINVDSVLGDRRSPDGKWDYTLAADPTIGYIRIAHFGEKTIEELRKALEQCRDKHVRGLVLDMRNNPGGLLTAANEVCDQFIKQGVIVTIRERGGRERERYEATGAAPYPDLPLAVLVNGDSASASEIVAACLQDNQRAIVVGTRTFGKGTVQTPIELEGGKSLLRLTIASYWRPSEKNIHRRPDAKEDEEWGVQPSPGYEVKLDEKTELTMMQRRRDRDIVHRPGEKPPLTKPSATPSATPNATPLAVPSATASPPLPSGAPSATPSAAKPVDGKPADAKPAVEPAIDAINADPQLQKAVDALREQIAKPQAG; translated from the coding sequence ATGCCGCGCCGCAACTTGCATATTCTGTTCCTGATCTTCGTGGTGTCGTTCGTCTGCTACCACCGGGCCGACAGCGCGCATCGCAGTCGCTACGGTTCGATGTTCGACACGTTCGTTACGGCGCTCGGCGATATCAAAGACCGTTATCTGTATGAAGTCGACGAGCGCAAGCTCTTCGAGGGAGCGATGGACGGGCTGGTCGAAAAGCTCGGCGATCCGTATTCCGGCTACCATGGAGAGTCGGAAACGAAGGAGTTTCGGGAACAACTCGGGCAAGAATTCGGCGGCATCGGCGTCGAGATTACCTTGGATCGAGAAACGAAGATCCTGTCGGTGTTGAGTCCGCTCGTCGGTTCGCCGGCATACGAAAACGGCATGATGGCCGGCGATAAGATCCTGAAGATCGGCGACAAGGAAACAAAAGGCTTCACCACCCACGACGCGATGCGGCTGTTGCGCGGCAAGCCGGGAGAGATCGTGAAGCTCACGATCTTGCATCAAGGAGAAACCGAACCGAAAGAGATCGAGATTCGTCGCGCGATCATCAACGTCGACAGCGTACTCGGCGATCGACGTTCGCCCGACGGCAAATGGGACTACACGCTCGCAGCCGATCCGACGATCGGTTACATCCGGATCGCGCACTTTGGCGAAAAGACGATCGAGGAACTACGCAAAGCGCTCGAGCAATGCCGCGACAAACACGTGCGCGGGCTCGTGCTCGACATGCGCAACAATCCAGGCGGTTTACTGACGGCAGCGAATGAAGTCTGCGATCAGTTTATCAAGCAAGGGGTGATCGTAACGATCCGCGAGCGCGGAGGCCGGGAACGAGAGCGTTATGAAGCGACCGGCGCGGCTCCCTATCCGGATCTGCCGTTGGCCGTGCTCGTCAACGGCGACAGCGCGAGCGCCAGCGAAATCGTCGCGGCGTGTTTGCAAGACAACCAGCGGGCCATCGTCGTCGGCACGCGAACGTTCGGCAAAGGGACGGTGCAAACTCCCATCGAGCTCGAAGGGGGCAAGAGCCTGTTGCGACTCACCATCGCCAGCTATTGGCGGCCGAGCGAAAAGAATATCCATCGCCGACCCGACGCCAAGGAAGACGAGGAGTGGGGCGTACAACCTTCGCCGGGCTATGAAGTGAAGCTCGATGAGAAAACGGAGTTGACGATGATGCAACGCCGCCGCGATCGCGACATCGTCCATCGGCCAGGCGAAAAGCCGCCGCTGACGAAACCGAGCGCCACGCCGAGCGCGACTCCGAATGCCACACCTCTCGCCGTGCCGAGCGCTACGGCATCGCCGCCGCTGCCGTCCGGGGCACCTTCCGCGACTCCGTCGGCCGCGAAACCGGTTGATGGAAAGCCAGCCGATGCAAAACCGGCGGTTGAGCCCGCGATCGATGCCATTAACGCCGATCCGCAGTTGCAGAAGGCGGTCGATGCGCTACGGGAACAGATCGCGAAACCGCAAGCGGGGTAA